The following are encoded in a window of Mustela nigripes isolate SB6536 chromosome 1, MUSNIG.SB6536, whole genome shotgun sequence genomic DNA:
- the LOC132011405 gene encoding olfactory receptor 52H1-like produces the protein MYNLSSYHTEDFTLLGIPGLEQYHAWISIPFCFIYLVAIVGNSILLYLIAVERSLHAPMFFFLSMLAMTDLILSTTCVPKTLTIFWLGPQKISFPGCLTQLFFLHYSFVLDSAILLAMAFDRYVAICFPLRYNTILTPKLIIKIVVGISFRSFCVFVPCVFLVNRLPFCRTHIIPHTYCEHIGVARLACADISINIWYGFCVPIMTVISDVVLIAVSYTLILCAVFRLPSRDARQKALGTCGSHVCVILMFYTPAFFSILAHRFGHSVSRTFHIMFANLYIVIPPALNPIVYGVKTKQIRDRFILLFSTKGSE, from the coding sequence ATGTACAACCTGAGTAGCTACCACACAGAAGACTTCACCCTTTTGGGCATCCCTGGCCTTGAGCAGTACCATGCCTGGATCAGCATCCCCTTCTGTTTTATCTATCTCGTGGCCATTGTGGGCAACAGTATCCTTCTCTACCTCATTGCTGTGGAGCGGAGTCTTCATGCAcccatgttctttttcctttccatgcTGGCCATGACAGACCTGATATTGTCTACCACATGTGTCCCCAAAACTCTTACCATCTTCTGGCTTGGTCCCCAGAAAATAAGTTTTCCTGGTTGCCTCACGCAATTATTCTTTCTGCACTACAGCTTTGTCTTGGACTCAGCTATACTCCTGGCCATGGCATTtgatcgctatgtggccatctgcttCCCCCTGAGATACAACACTATTCTGACCCCCAAGTTGATTATCAAAATTGTTGTGGGAATTTCCTTCAgaagtttctgtgtttttgttccATGTGTTTTCCTTGTAAATCGTTTACCGTTCTGCAGGACACACATCATCCCACACACATACTGTGAGCACATAGGTGTTGCCCGGCTCGCCTGTGCGGACATCTCCATCAACATCTGGTATGGCTTTTGTGTTCCCATCATGACGGTCATCTCAGATGTGGTTCTCATTGCTGTCTCCTACACCCTCATCCTCTGTGCGGTCTTCCGTCTCCCCTCCCGGGATGCCCGCCAGAAGGCCCTTGGCACCTGTGGTTCCCATGTCTGTGTCATCCTCATGTTTTATACACCTGCCTTTTTCTCCATCCTTGCCCATCGCTTTGGACACAGTGTCTCCCGCACCTTCCACATCATGTTTGCCAACCTCTACATTGTTATCCCACCTGCACTCAACCCCATTGTCTATGGAGTGAAGACTAAGCAGATCAGAGATAGGTTCATACTTTTGTTTTCTACCAAAGGTTCAGAATGA
- the LOC132013911 gene encoding olfactory receptor 52D1-like, whose product MGTDPVLPTLNQTVLLPGPGPFVLLGVPGLEALHAWLSVPVCLLYMAAVAGNGLLLGLVAADRTLRAPMYQLLGLLAAADLVLATSTVPKALAVLWGLSGEISFAACLTQLFVTHVTFIAESSVLLAMAVDRYVAICQPLRYGALLTQRVVGIVAAAAVTRGTCVMVPSVALLQRLPYCGQRELPHTYCEHMGVARLACGDTRPNIWYGLATTLLSPALDVGLIAASYALILRAVCRLPSHGARCKALGTCGAHASVITLFYTPALFSFLAHRFGRHTVPRHIHILLANLYVVVPPALNPVVYGVRTQQIAQRLRHLLRLCWARAVRDVGPEMASHGRD is encoded by the coding sequence ATGGGAACGGATCCTGTACTGCCCACTCTCAACCAGACTGTGCTCCTCCCTGGACCTGGGCCTTTCGTCCTTCTGGGGGTGCCGGGCCTGGAGGCCTTGCATGCTTGGCTTTCAGTGCCTGTGTGCCTGCTGTACATGGCTGCTGTGGCAGGGAATGGCCTTCTCCTGGGGCTGGTGGCAGCTGACAGGACACTGCGGGCACCCATGTACCAGCTGCTGGGGCTTCTGGCTGCTGCTGACCTGGTTCTGGCCACGTCCACAGTACCCAAGGCTCTGGCTGTGCTCTGGGGCCTGTCGGGTGAGATCTCCTTTGCTGCCTGCCTAACCCAGCTCTTTGTGACCCATGTGACCTTCATTGCCGAGTCTTCAGTGCTCCTGGCCATGGCTGTGGACCGATATGTGGCCATTTGTCAGCCTCTGCGCTACGGGGCACTGCTGACCCAGCGTGTGGTGGGCATAGTGGCTGCAGCTGCGGTGACCCGTGGTACCTGTGTCATGGTCCCCTCTGTGGCCCTGCTCCAAAGACTGCCTTACTGTGGACAGCGGGAGCTCCCCCACACCTACTGTGAACACATGGGTGTGGCTCGGCTGGCATGTGGCGACACGCGCCCCAACATTTGGTATGGCTTGGCCACCACACTGCTCTCCCCAGCCCTAGACGTAGGGCTCATCGCTGCTTCCTATGCACTCATTCTGCGTGCCGTGTGTCGCCTGCCATCCCATGGGGCCCGCTGCAAAGCTTTAGGGACCTGTGGAGCACACGCCAGCGTCATCACTCTCTTCTACACGCCCgccctcttctctttcctggctCACCGTTTCGGCCGCCACACGGTGCCCCGCCATATCCACATCCTCCTGGCTAACCTCTATGTGGTGGTGCCCCCAGCCCTTAACCCTGTGGTCTATGGAGTACGGACCCAGCAGATTGCTCAGAGGCTCAGGCATTTGCTTCGGCTCTGCTGGGCAAGGGCAGTAAGGGATGTGGGCCCTGAGATGGCCTCCCATGGCAGGGACTGA